From a single Salmo salar unplaced genomic scaffold, Ssal_v3.1, whole genome shotgun sequence genomic region:
- the LOC106578217 gene encoding galactose-specific lectin nattectin-like yields the protein MAMLTTLLLLSAVFALGDARGSRGDRRNRCDSEEIVPPPKDPYDSEENSSPSEEQIIPPTDYSDSEEHIPPPKDRSDSEEHIRPRKEWHHRACPNGWHRHKTHCYHYVPIMTTWPEAERRCLRLGGNLASVHSLSQYRFLQSVIRKSTRKVQRTWIGANDAIKEGLWLWSDGSRFNYQNWAPGQPSNYNHGVIKDNTNGREHCMEMNYGASRGQNDAPCWYKRPFLCSRKR from the exons ATGGCGATGTTGACCACTCTTCTGCTTCTCAGCGCTGTCTTTGCTCTGGGAGATGCAAGGGGTAGCAGAG GGGATCGGCGTAATCGCTGTGACTCGGAGGAAATCGTTCCTCCTCCGAAAGATCCGTATGACTCAGAGGAAAACAGTTCTCCCTCGGAGGAACAAATTATTCCTCCGACAGATTATTCTGACTCGGAGGAACACATTCCTCCTCCGAAAGATCGATCTGACTCAGAGGAACACATTCGTCCACGGAAAG aGTGGCATCACAGAGCCTGCCCAAACGGCTGGCACAGACATAAGACACACTGCTATCACTATGTCCCCATCATGACCACATGGCCAGAGGCAGAG aggagATGTTTGCGCTTGGGAGGTAACCTGGCGTCAGTGCACAGCCTTTCCCAGTATCGTTTCCTTCAGTCTGTCATCAGGAAGAGTACCAGGAAAGTCCAGCGCACCTGGATTGGAGCCAACGACGCCATCAAG GAGGGTCTTTGGCTGTGGAGCGACGGGTCCAGGTTTAACTACCAGAACTGGGCCCCAGGTCAACCCTCCAACTATAACCATGGTGTTATTAAGGACAACACGAACGGTCGGGAGCATTGCATGGAGATGAATTATGGAG CTTCCCGCGGTCAGAATGATGCCCCTTGCTGGTACAAACGTCCATTCCTGTGTTCCAGAAAGCGCTGA
- the LOC123739382 gene encoding ladderlectin-like, with amino-acid sequence MAMLTTLLLLSAVFALGDARGSRECDRRVCPPGWPRYATHCYHYVPVQTTWPEAERKCLLLGGNLASVHSLPQYRFLQSVISNSTGKVQRTWIGANDAIEEGLWLWSDGSRFNYQNWAPGQPSNYNHGVIKDNTNCREHCMEMNYGASRGQNDAPCWYKRPFLCSRKR; translated from the exons ATGGCGATGTTGACCACTCTTCTGCTTCTCAGCGCTGTCTTTGCTCTGGGAGATGCAAGGGGTAGCAGAG AGTGTGATCGCAGAGTCTGCCCACCTGGCTGGCCCAGATATGCGACACACTGCTATCACTACGTCCCCGTCCAGACCACATGGCCAGAGGCAGAG aggaaATGTTTGCTCCTGGGAGGTAACCTGGCGTCAGTGCACAGCCTTCCCCAGTATCGTTTCCTTCAGTCTGTCATCAGTAATAGTACCGGGAAAGTCCAGCGCACCTGGATTGGAGCCAACGATGCCATCGAG GAGGGTCTTTGGCTGTGGAGCGACGGGTCCAGGTTTAACTACCAGAACTGGGCCCCGGGTCAACCCTCCAACTATAACCATGGTGTTATTAAGGACAACACGAACTGTCGGGAGCATTGCATGGAGATGAATTATGGAG CTTCCCGCGGTCAGAATGATGCCCCTTGCTGGTACAAACGTCCATTCCTGTGTTCCAGAAAGCGCTGA
- the LOC106578223 gene encoding galactose-specific lectin nattectin, whose product MAMLTTLLLLSAVFALGDARGNREWHHRVCPPGWPRYATHCYHYVPVRSTWPEAERRCLRLGGNLASVHSLPQYRFLQSVIRKSTGKVQRTWIGANDAIEEGLWLWSDGSRFNYQNWGPGQPSNYNHGVIKDNTNGRKHCMEMNYGASRCQNDAPCWYKRPFLCSRKC is encoded by the exons ATGGCGATGTTGACCACTCTTCTGCTTCTCAGCGCTGTCTTTGCTCTGGGAGATGCAAGGGGTAACAGAG AGTGGCATCACAGAGTCTGCCCACCTGGCTGGCCCAGATATGCGACACACTGCTATCACTACGTCCCCGTCAGGTCCACATGGCCAGAGGCAGAG aggagATGTTTGCGCTTGGGAGGTAACCTGGCGTCAGTGCACAGCCTTCCCCAGTATCGTTTCCTTCAGTCTGTCATCAGGAAGAGTACCGGGAAAGTTCAGCGCACCTGGATTGGAGCCAACGATGCCATCGAG GAGGGTCTTTGGCTGTGGAGCGACGGGTCCAGGTTTAACTACCAGAATTGGGGCCCGGGTCAACCCTCCAACTATAACCATGGTGTTATTAAGGACAACACGAACGGTCGGAAGCATTGCATGGAGATGAATTATGGAG CTTCCCGCTGTCAGAATGATGCCCCTTGCTGGTACAAACGTCCCTTCCTGTGTTCCAGAAAGTGCTGA